In a single window of the Rhodamnia argentea isolate NSW1041297 chromosome 2, ASM2092103v1, whole genome shotgun sequence genome:
- the LOC115754792 gene encoding uncharacterized protein LOC115754792: protein MASPGFFLICVLHSLVALTSGALMMFYSPEISAIKSQGSTPHDQLLIRTSDSFSGLLLIAIGSLLLMVAFVKDREFQSFFAKGCVVLHVGMAVWRFCFERKVEELVGEWPKQVVGDIALAVSWIFFLVYSWREKYD, encoded by the coding sequence ATGGCCTCGCCTGGGTTTTTCCTGATTTGCGTGTTGCATTCGCTGGTGGCTCTCACGAGTGGAGCTCTCATGATGTTCTATTCCCCAGAGATATCTGCCATCAAATCCCAAGGCTCCACCCCTCACGATCAGCTCCTGATTCGGACCTCCGATTCCTTCTCGGGCTTGCTTCTCATCGCCATCGGGTCCTTGTTGCTGATGGTGGCGTTTGTGAAGGACAGGGAGTTCCAGAGCTTCTTCGCAAAAGGGTGCGTGGTGTTGCATGTGGGCATGGCGGTGTGGAGGTTTTGCTTCGAGAGGAAGGTTGAGGAGCTTGTGGGCGAGTGGCCCAAGCAAGTCGTGGGCGATATCGCGCTTGCAGTTTCGTGGATCTTCTTCCTCGTGTATTCGTGGAGAGAGAAGTACGATTAG
- the LOC115754742 gene encoding cytochrome c oxidase copper chaperone 2, producing MGGFPSENGTSASALPGSQPNQVSAVKATAPESKPKKKICCACPETKKLRDECIIQHGEDACKKWIDAHLTCLRAEGFKV from the coding sequence ATGGGAGGGTTTCCTTCGGAAAATGGCACCTCAGCCTCGGCTTTGCCAGGTTCACAGCCAAACCAAGTTTCTGCTGTAAAAGCAACTGCACCCGAGtcaaagccaaaaaagaagatcTGTTGCGCTTGCCCTGAAACAAAGAAGCTGAGAGATGAGTGCATCATACAGCATGGTGAAGATGCTTGCAAAAAATGGATTGATGCTCATCTAACATGCCTCCGTGCAGAGGGATTTAAAGTTTGA
- the LOC115754741 gene encoding dynein light chain, cytoplasmic-like isoform X1: MEKKKKGHLSEKEKPVMQDDRIHQRSKGRTQDQSPKEELLRLAATAVSCNVRLRSSDMPVHMQERALRCTRSFLDSSSPNLRPNNTHLARALKKEFDSVYGPAWHCVVGKSFGSFVTHSPGGFLYFSLDSLSVLLFQTVVQLVTEPTRRILRKKKNA, from the exons atggagaagaagaagaaaggccaCCTGAGCGAGAAAGAGAAGCCAGTCATGCAGGACGATCGAATTCATCAGCGGAGCAAGGGTCGGACACAGGACCAGTCCCCGAAAGAAGAATTGCTGAGGCTAGCTGCGACCGCGGTCAGCTGCAACGTAAGGCTGAGGTCGTCGGACATGCCCGTTCACATGCAAGAGCGCGCCCTTCGCTGCACCCGATCCTTCCTCGACTCATCTTCTCCCAACCTCCGTCCCAACAACACCCACTTAGCTCGCGCTCTCAAAAAG GAGTTTGACTCGGTGTACGGGCCGGCGTGGCACTGCGTGGTGGGGAAGAGTTTCGGATCGTTCGTGACTCACTCCCCAGGCGGCTTCCTCTACTTTTCTCTCGACTCGCTGTCCGTGCTCCTGTTCCAGACGGTGGTTCAATTAGTCACGGAACCGACCAG GAGGATTttacgaaagaagaagaacgcTTGA
- the LOC115754741 gene encoding dynein light chain, cytoplasmic-like isoform X2, protein MEKKKKGHLSEKEKPVMQDDRIHQRSKGRTQDQSPKEELLRLAATAVSCNVRLRSSDMPVHMQERALRCTRSFLDSSSPNLRPNNTHLARALKKEFDSVYGPAWHCVVGKSFGSFVTHSPGGFLYFSLDSLSVLLFQTVVQLVTEPTRS, encoded by the exons atggagaagaagaagaaaggccaCCTGAGCGAGAAAGAGAAGCCAGTCATGCAGGACGATCGAATTCATCAGCGGAGCAAGGGTCGGACACAGGACCAGTCCCCGAAAGAAGAATTGCTGAGGCTAGCTGCGACCGCGGTCAGCTGCAACGTAAGGCTGAGGTCGTCGGACATGCCCGTTCACATGCAAGAGCGCGCCCTTCGCTGCACCCGATCCTTCCTCGACTCATCTTCTCCCAACCTCCGTCCCAACAACACCCACTTAGCTCGCGCTCTCAAAAAG GAGTTTGACTCGGTGTACGGGCCGGCGTGGCACTGCGTGGTGGGGAAGAGTTTCGGATCGTTCGTGACTCACTCCCCAGGCGGCTTCCTCTACTTTTCTCTCGACTCGCTGTCCGTGCTCCTGTTCCAGACGGTGGTTCAATTAGTCACGGAACCGACCAGGTCGTAG
- the LOC115731797 gene encoding thioredoxin 1-like produces MATVLESLAVPRSSSLPSPAAFSPVASASSLAPIAGRRRSAGFPQASGLRIRPISIARSLRSPTQRPRRAPAVVCEAQDTAVGVAPVTDATWQSLVLESEFPVLVEFWAPWCGPCRMIHPVIDELAKQYAGKLKCYKVNTDESPSIATRYGIRSIPTVMVFKSGEKKDAVIGAVPKSTLTTSIEKFL; encoded by the exons ATGGCCACCGTACTCGAGTCCCTCGCCGTACCGCGCTCCTCTAGCTTGCCTTCTCCCGCCGCTTTCTCTCCGGTCGCCTCGGCGTCCTCTCTCGCCCCCATCGCCGGTCGCCGGAGATCGGCCGGGTTTCCTCAGGCTAGCGGGCTGAGGATCAGGCCGATTTCGATCGCTCGGTCGCTGAGATCTCCGACTCAGCGCCCGAGGCGTGCTCCAGCCGTTGTCTGCGAGGCTCAGGATACTGCGGTTGGAG TGGCTCCCGTGACTGATGCGACATGGCAATCACTTGTTTTGGAGTCTGAATTTCCGGTACTGGTTGAGTTTTGGGCTCCATGGTGTGGTCCCTGCCGAATGATCCACCCTGTCATTGATGAATTGGCAAAGCAGTATGCAGGGAAATTGAAGTGCTACAAAGTTAACACTGATGAGAGCCCTTCAATTGCCACTCGATATGGCATCCGAAGCATACCGACTGTCATGGTTTTTAAGAGTGGTGAGAAGAAAGATGCTGTTATTGGTGCTGTTCCCAAGTCCACATTGACCACTAGCATTGAGAAATTCTTGTGA